From Ictalurus punctatus breed USDA103 chromosome 2, Coco_2.0, whole genome shotgun sequence:
TCTCAGGCAATAGGTATGTTGCTGTGGCAGTGTTGGTACAGTGCAGATGAGCTGTgactactaacactactgttTCTTCCTAGATGGACTGCTGCATATGGTGTTGACCAGGTATGCAGCTGTTGCAACAGCAGCTGTGGTTCAAGGAAGGGACGTGATCTCTCATCAGAGCAAGGTATTTGGGAGAACCATGTTGGTGTTCATGTCATTTCTCTTTGCAGTCTATGACCTGAAATGCCACTACACAACCTATGATTCTGTTGTATTTGTGGTTTTGTAACCTGTTCATGCACTTTACCTTTATTTGCAGGCTTGCAGCTGGAGCGAGAAGTGAGCCTTGGCCCGATCATGGTTCTGGAAAATGTCTGGTAGTCTAATAACTTTgtctaaataaaattttataacTTGTATGTCTTGTGATGCTTTGTTACTTCTGACACACAACTGGGTATGCACTTGTCTTGTAATGGgcagagtgcaagcagggactccagcAAAATTATTTGACTGCATAACTAGGTGGGCTAGCCAGAAGATGGCTGACATTAAGGTGTCCCGATTGGTAAAAGTGTGCCTTTATGTGCTATGTGCCTTTATGCCTCCCCTAGGATGGCATAGTTGGATTTACTAAATTCGCGATAAACATTTCCCTCCACTTGGGAATGCCAAAACATACACATTCAGTGCACTTAAGTAGTTTTCCAGCCATTTTAGAGCAGCTTCACTAAGAACTATAGACCTAAGCTTCTGTAGCCATAGATTATGATTGTAATCAAAAGGTCAACAAATAATGCTGCACAGAACTTTTTTGCTATCTAAAAAGTTTGTCATTTGTGACTAACACAGCTGCTGTTATGGTACTGTGACTTGCTCTAAAACCTGATTGATCATTAAGGATATTcggttacttttttttttttttttttttaaagctagaaCTGGTAATCTGGAGACATGATAGTTAAGATCTGAAGGGTCCACCTTTTAATAGTGGAATGACTGTTGCTGATTTCCACATAATTGCTATGGTATTGGAAGTTGAGCTTAGATTAGAGATGGAAGCAATTGGCCCTGCCACAATCCCAGCAGCCATTTGTTAAAAATAGGGCTCAATTTTATCAACTCCTGATGTTTTAAAGTCTAGTTTAACTAAAGCATTGTAAACTTCAAGTTGAAATGGGAGGAAAAATTAAACACTTGTTCAGGGCAATGTTTAGCAGCGTCAACAGATTTCATAAAGGTACCAGAATTAATAGACTCAGAACTTAagccagcaaaaaaaaatttttctaAAAGTCTCAGCAATATCTACTCTACCCTTAACTACAGTTTGGTTGACAGTTAAATGAGCTGGAACTTCAAGCAATAAACTTGAAGTCAATGTATAACTTCCTATTTGATTAAGTCATTAGAGGATGTACAAAGTGGatcaatataaatattttgacCATACTTGACcaattagggtttttttttttttaacacaggaACTGTTAAATTTTAATGATTTCTGTGTAATTTTGTATCATTTGTGTTAGTAGTAACTTATCTGTTAGAGCTGCCACTCAACCATTGTTAGCCAAACTCTGTCAGTGTctaaaaataaatttcagttcTACACAAGGCACAAGGCTTGACACAGATTTTGAACCAATCAGATGCCAGGACGTATAAAAGACTAATTGGTGTCATCTGTGAGGCAACCCTTGAAATGAAAATTCcgctttttaaattaaattaatgaacttaatgagaaaatgaacttttccaccatattcaaattttttgagatgcacctgtaggtGTAATCCTAAAACAGCCTCATGAATAGAGCTAAAAGAGCGTCATGATTTCTACCCAAACCTGATTTGCATTTATAGATGAACAGATGAAGTCAGAGAAAAGTGTAAATCGGTTTAACGGCAGTTTATAAAGGTTCCTTCATTTCaaacagctgttttttttattttataataaccATGCAAATAACTGCTGTGAGCATTCTACATTAGGTGCCACCTGAATAAGAAAGCTATTCTTTGATATGGCTTTTCTGCAGATCCTTTCTTTGTGTTAGTTTTTATTGGAGTAATATACTCTATTTTATAATGTGTTTTGAGTTGTCTGAATTACTTAGAGCCTAACCTAAGAGCTGTATTATCCAGCCAAATATACAGCACACTGAATTTAAATTTGCACTGAATATTGGAGCATTTTGAGCTATAAAACACTGCTTTGGACATTACCATGTAAAACTGGTAGGTGATATCCTAGCTACAGGAAAATGTTctatatatagtaatatagtatATAAGAAAACATTAGTTATACTGCAAAGTAGTGCAATATAATTCATTTGTGCAGTCCAAAGGAAGGTAAGTTATTGGTTTCACACAATGTCTACTTATATGAGTCCAACTTTAAAACAATAGAGCCCAAGTGTTTACTTTGATATTATGAGAAATACTTAATGCACAGAAATCAATGTTTTCAGAGACTTAATGGATTCTGGTCATTAACATATGGATTAGCGCATGGTTAACTGCACCACTAATACATATTATGATTTTATTAGTTAATATTAACAAGTAAGTCATTCAGCATTGATAAACTCACAAAGGTTATCATATACTATTTAAATGTTGAAGAAAGCCACCTGTATTTTCTGCTTTACTCAGGCTATGATTAAGAATAATTAAAAGTGATGTTAAAAGTTCATATTCttaaatttgaaaaatataAACTTCCTTTTCAGTCTCAGCTCTTAATTTTGCCACCAAACTACTGGAAACATTTTTAGATGTTCATATTGGTTTTTACCAAGTTACAGAATAAATATAGGCTTGTGTTATTTAGCTTGTttggtttattatatttacaacaCTATAAATGGTACTGGTTTGTTAAAAGTTACCTGTGATACATTAATGCTTAAGTGCACAGTTTATTAGTGTTCTCTAAAGCATTTAAAATCTCTTAATGTACAGCAATACCCATGGTTTATTCCATAGATATTAAAGCATAAATTTGAGTACTTATTGATCAGGTAACTTTTGGGAATTAACTGTATATTACAGCGTTATTGCTTTACACACTGTTGCTATGTATGGCAAGTAAGTAGAAAACTTCATATCACTAACATATGGTcacaagatcttttttttttttatatttgatgaAAGAAGTTTCATAAAAGAGTTTTGAGCGATGTCCATGTTTGTATTCACCAGGGAAGTCCTGATTTGCGGTGCATGGTCAGAAAGGCCATGCAAGCAATTCCAGcaaactgaaattaaaaaacCACCCTCACACAGATCTAAAGAACAGATTTAATTTCACTTCCAAATGTCATGGCAATACAGTGGAACCCAGAAAATGTTCAGTGAACAGTTTTAAAACTTCTGGAATTGTTTCTTGGCTCCTGCTGCTTTGGTAACCTTCAGCACGTTGAACCTCACAGTCTTGCTGAGGGGTCTGCACTCTCCGACAGTGACAATGTCACCCACAGTCACATCCCTGCAGAAAATggacaaaacacacaacacagaagGATCTTAATTCCCCAACGAGGGAAATGATGCTTGGACCCACTCATGACAAATCCACTCCACAAAAGAACACTTTTCACTTGGGCTGAAGCATGGCGACGAAGAAAACCAGCATCAATAAAGAGTACAACTGAAAAACTAGTTCAGCACTGTATATTCTTAATCATAGATGCATACGTGTATACATAGCAGCTTAAATTGTTACAAAACATGACTAAGACAGTCCATATTCATAAAGAGCTGCATCAGTAATGCCATTAGGCAATGTCGTCAGAGTCAAAGACTTGGAAGACCATCGTGAGAAAAAACATCATATGCAGCTTAAACAATCTATCAGCATCAACAGCTTACAGAGTGTACTTTGAAATTTTACAGCTGATTAGATCAAGCATCTTTAATTCACCTGAAACAGGGAGAGAGGTGGACAGACATGTTCTTGTGCCTCTTCTCAAAACGGTTGTACTTGCGGATGTAGTGCAGGTAATCGCGTCTGATCACGATGGTCCTCTGCATCTTCATCTTGGTCACCACACCTGCAGCATTCACTCCAAAGTTTAAGATCAACTGCACTTACAAATAAACTTGCCACTAGTAAACTTAGCAGGTATGAGGTCAATgcttaaaaatgttaatttcaatagtggaaaaaaaagaaagaaatttgtGGATGCTGGAAGCTTCAGTATTGCCATAAGGCGATGTCGTCAGAGCCCAAAGGACTTGGAAGACCATCGTGAGAAAAGACATCATTTGCAACCCAGTAAAtgccacaaaacacacactcaaacgATCGAATGGGAAGAATTAAGCCAAGGAAACCTACCAGACAGAATACGACCTCTGATGGACACATTGCCAGTAAAGGGGCATTTCTTATCAATGTAAGTGCCTTCAATAGCCTGTTTGGGggggagacagaaaaaaaacaccaagtcTTCATGTAAAACAAACAATGCAGGTTGTGTAGACttgcaagaaaagaaaaaaaatcccacaactATTTAGAAAAACTGCATCAGCATAGCCATAAGGCGTTATCCTCAAAACCACAAAGGCTCAGAAGACCATCGTGAGAAAAGACATCACTTGCAGCTAGCCAAATGCGATGGCAAATTTGAGCTCACCTCTCTGGGGGTTTTGAAGCCTAAGCCAACATTTCGGTGGTAACGTGGGAGCTTCTCTTTCGCACCCACTTCACCGACCAACACTCGCTTTTTGTTCTGGAAGATGGTGGGCTGCTTCTGATAAGACCTCTCATTCTGCCAAcagaaaagaaggaagaaaaaacaacaatgttttACTCGATGCACATCAAGTACATGTCTTGGGAAGGTTAATAGTAAGGACTGCATCAGTGAAGCCCTATAGGCAATGTCGTCAAAGCCTCAACGGCTTGGAAGACCATCGTGAGAAAAGACATCATCTGCAGTAGGAAGAGATTAGATTAACCTACACAAGACCATATAATTTTTCATATGATTACTGAATTGTGCAAATCTAATCAAGTCATTTGATGCAAATTAGTTTCAAATACACATTAACTTTAAAAATGCCTCAGAGTACATAACagggtgaggttttttttggtgtacaTGTATAGGAAAAAGCAATGtctcactttatatatatatataaataaaataaacaatacaggATTAAGGTTTTACCTTTCTGCAGTTAAACTTAAACTGGTTGGTTGACAAGCAAATCAGGCTCCCAACCCTGTTCCAGGAGACCCCCTATCCtgtatattttagtattttcAGGAGTTTTAAGGGAAAACACATGTTCATCTCAATGTTTGGAAACCAATCAATTTAAGATATTATTCATAGCCATGTGCTGGAGCTGCGCTTTAGGCAGCACGGATTGTGTGCAGGCCTTACAGATACCTAgcactctcaaaaaaaaaatatacatccaGAAAACGCTTAATAAACCATTCAAAGTgaagttgttcttttttttctttaaacaaagAGACTATCTCTCTTGCTGTACAAGAAGAGCACACGCTTTATTGCCCCGCGCGGCCCTCGCGACTGTTTCCGCTCACCACCAAGtccaaaaatatgacaaaataatcaacaaacacTCGATAAACGACCGAATTTACATAAATATCGATTTTCTGCACTCACATATATCACAAATTGCGATAACCAACTAAAACGTATTGCAAAATAACCGCTTTATGACTACCACGCCGCTTGGCTGAACATACCTGAGTGTCCGCCATCTTTGCCAGCCGAGTCGTAAAGAGAACTACACATGCGCGAGACGGGCGGAAGAGCCGCACAACCGGATATGACGCATATAAAGCCAGCCCTTTCAGCGCATATATCTACATTGTAATAATCCTTAACCTTCactgtaaattaaaataaaataaaaaaaaatgaagaaagaaagaaaatgctttAAACTGCATTAACcttataaatattatactgtTTGTCCCAATTTACATAATACAGATGCGAAAGGTTTTAGAAAAAGAAGatgaatggaatgcaacatgttatACATTGttaaatagtccacgttattacagcctagttctcttgttcaaagtagttatagtgttcagaaacatttttgatcattcatgttttatacctgtccgttatatagctttctaaaagttattttaaaaatcataagtTATGAAAAGTCAGTAAAAggtataaaagcaaaaaaatctatctatctatctatctatctatctatctatctatctatctatcaaaaacagattatagatgaggtgtatatatataattagatagattttatatagaatagatagtcattatacctggtctcctccaatatggggggAATGGGGGCGTGTCACATAATAGGGGAGACTTGTGGGGCTtaagttacaaaaggttgagaacctctgaccTATAAGGTCTATAATACGTATATTAATAAAGCAAATTAGGTACTTAAATGACTAGATGTaatttatataaacaaacaaattaataaatacattttgtattaattggaaaacatttatacacacgACAGTCTCTTACGCAAAATGGTGCCAAAAAAACAGGACATTGTTTGCACTTAGCACTGGGAGTAACGGAAAAGGGAAGCCACTAGAGGGCGCTGCATCTTAAATTTGGTTGAAAATCTAAAGTTTTTGTTACGCATGCAAATTAAGATCAAATTTGATAAAAACATTTGGGGTTTTAAATCGCCTCTGTTCACTGGGATGCGATTTAGACCTGATCTGAATCGTTACTGGGGAAACAAAAACCACCTACTACACACTTGAGTACATAGCTATCGTATTGATTatagttatattattattaattatcttGTTATTAATTGATCTTGATTATTAATGATCTTTTACCGTGGAAGCGATATTGATGGTAATAACAAGACATTTACATTGAATGTACTTTGCAAATACATTATCCGTACATGTAAATGAGCAAAGAAACTTCTGGATGCATGGAATTAAATAtagatcttaatttttttaaaacacgtTACTGACTGAGAAACAACAAAGTTATTGCGATATACAGCGTCttgaatatacactatatggccaaatgtggAGACTTGACCataacactcatatgtgcttgatgaacatcccatttcagatttagtcccttgatgctgttataataacctccactccacttctgggaaggctttccactaaattttggGACACAAGAGCATTCATGAGGTCAGGTGAAGAGTTCTAGTGAAAAGAAATATTAATACTACATCTAAAATGCTACAAAGAAATCTTAAtgcacacacaaagacattctgtgtatttgtgtgccTCTAACTTCATGGCAacattttggggaagaaccacatatggatgtgatggacaggtgtctACATACGTTTGGACATATAGTGCATCTCTATGTTGTTGCTGTTGATGTGTTTAATATACGTTTTATTTGCCCTacctgatggaaaaaaaaacccaatagaaacaTCAcataaattctaatggtttacaCTACAAattccattacaaaccatcagccattaaccattacaaccattaccaaatggtttccattacgtACTAGTTCGTATTAAGGACATAGGTCATTAATGGTATCTACTAGACATAACAtccatgctgaaaaaaaaaacataaaaacaatacaaaaaatcacagaaattctaatggtttacactatataaaaaaataccattacaaaccatcagcttagcattaaaaccattaccattaccattattggtccttaatggtatccactagacataacatgccaccagtagaagggaacaaattaccagtagagacccacaaggaccatttttttaacatggaatcatatatttattattttcccgcTTATCTCTAATGCTGTAATAGTAACATAGCACtctatttaataattaaattaaattataacaatttaataaataaaaaaatacagatgtAGATGAGCGTGCACTTCCGGGTACGCCCTTCTTCCTGCCCCTAACGTTTGCGTCACTCAAGGCGGAAGTCCAGTGTAATCATTTTTCACACGAACATGGCATCAGGAGAAGGCGATGGTAAGACTAATTTAACCAGTAAGGTTCAACGCAGTATTCAACATGTCTAACAAAACACTAGTGTATTTGAatcgtttatatatatatttatatatatttatattggcaaataaataaaataaaataaaagagataCGGAAGCTTTGTGAACCTCATGTCGGCTAGCAGGCTAGTTAGCATAGCTAAGCTAACGGGAGACAGAAACATGCCCGTACATATTCTCAGCTCgctgtcagtgtcagtgtgagtgCCAACAAAGACCGGCGTTCACACTCgctaatgtttaataaacaggTAACATCTTAACAGCCTCCTGGAAATAAAGTGCTTTATCAGTTAGATCATGAGCTGATCATGatga
This genomic window contains:
- the rps11 gene encoding 40S ribosomal protein S11, with translation MADTQNERSYQKQPTIFQNKKRVLVGEVGAKEKLPRYHRNVGLGFKTPREAIEGTYIDKKCPFTGNVSIRGRILSGVVTKMKMQRTIVIRRDYLHYIRKYNRFEKRHKNMSVHLSPCFRDVTVGDIVTVGECRPLSKTVRFNVLKVTKAAGAKKQFQKF